One window of Athalia rosae chromosome 2, iyAthRosa1.1, whole genome shotgun sequence genomic DNA carries:
- the LOC105692508 gene encoding uncharacterized protein LOC105692508 isoform X6 gives MYETSRQRSPGGTGGGIGLSGLCPRLVAGGGGTGSQGGVGVGVGHLAPQEAGGTCSVVTTQRHHNHNHNSNHGHRRQRKVSVISQAGSSTNTAADRKISPGVNRSSVAVCKRQTRTSRVEHSGDSISIGSSPSPKKKAPSGLHILDKSVAQNLSLNPLEQENDRSFSDAEEAITATENFSSIPGASSSTPSTPVGKVKPRKTSKDEKVEKKMSCQSSSEGTKSTDNIRKMTSESVDSLQSPRKSSVDSGEVAKTSSTPRKPSMDNTDDDRSVSNVSTVQKSLTSLTESAKILETGENCDKKSKTRRENSSDSSRTAITTKNIPTSQVESRKTSLEILEGSKSLLTARKISVDSADTIKGKRTTVDGCVSISRKISTESMENRNINVSVKKSSTEIVEIIKSSNTDSKKMTRKVSTESVDSGKTDAGEISSLEKVRNSRFVTSRVSEDADFDTKPQHQDEQVTIYDQDDNGTSMSDIVAAQAMHESLSKLGKVPPMDTETPSVIIEEVPEEIPNKEEKVTSENDNKYSEAGADEAVEGFIGPLLDENFKADEKLTQKTMAMDEIKTLLMKVKVQAVEEDEDEEKAIGISPDGRFLKFEEEIGRGSFKTVYRGLDTQTGVAVAWCELQEKKLNKTERLRFREEAEMLKGLQHPNIVRFYDYWEVTLTRRKYIVLVTELMTSGTLKTYLRRFKKINPKVVKSWCRQILKGLSFLHSRSPPIIHRDLKCDNIFITGTTGSVKIGDLGLATLKNRSFAKSVIGTPEFMAPEMYEEHYDESVDVYAFGMCMLEMATSEYPYSECTGPAQIYKRVVSGVKPQSYDKVENPEVRDIIEMCIRLKKEERPLVKDLLNHEFFADDVGLKLEMVSRETAVADSELSRVEFRLRVLDPKKRSNKHKENEAIQFDFDILSDNAEEVASEMAKSSLILEEDAKAVAKMLKSQIATLLRERDERKVKEEKERLDREAESNAVSDNLLQQQQQMQQQQLLIQQIQLQQQQIQSGIGMQMQGSIQIPSQVQIQQPLQIPLQQQQQQQQQQQQQQQQQQQQQQQQQQQQQQQQQQQQQQQQQVQLQQITQQQQNMQQHNLQPQQVQLVQQQPLLQQQTAVVQPQQAQQITAQQQNQYPQQQYQQQIQQGLQQHVQQQQYQPQQQPQQQPLQYSQHVGQSLSANSSQCSTPQSIQGQPQFPQAPQQQQPHLPQQQQIHQQQYIQLNQMNVPQQLQHQTQLQQHMPQQLQVQQQQPISQQQTMPQQQQILQQQQTPQQQVPQSQQIPQQPQITPQQQIPQQQQIPQQPQIASQQTVPQQQQIAQQQMQITQPQQQPQQIPQPQVLQQPQQQIQYSQSQIQHIQQMHQHPVGSPPVQSQQYYQPSTASNVPFSGTPIYQQNIGQQVYHSYSSSGGSAAHIEILSSGQTTQQVFSQPNLPGNTGVAPSQTYAQVVGQNPMGQSVASPKLNVQSSTTATHTQSIQSSCQASQPASLSSIQSSPALLSSSSMQQHHSQQNLLAQIQYSGNSNTIPVAVPVTPSMTIIPNSVNTMTAQQQQQVLTNMESCTTVIDRTIMKQDTMDSVQSLPCESINVVQTTSQLDQTFAVQSASSMEGIPSENSEATTAPERSRVKRSGTKRRKPGIKLTVLSVSNENQAMTVECQLDTSKQKTVTFKFDRDDMVPVDIANNLIAENLLPQSQCDTFVDLIGDIVMQLRLDPERTLPLVAHGPPDQSAGGSPVNSRRPRDRDHSLETSKQVRHGSLTRQSSHRSSYKVHRRHRSRDETSNTSTPTKLLPIDQIISHIANAPNEKPSVQTPDSQVGPESISSEASRRSSTSTQNTDTLTPTNMPSDSTDTHEYATSVATTETIMEVTQPPPEGIKGIADELQLNTSDSAQYQVTPSASSLEIKNLSTSTGEADTTQDSIDTQNEDDIPANKSMEASLADGNTLGAPPLRKISRFLVSPVIEQKSATSDIAANVLTVTSTENLGRYDISVSQQISQANSCSSTSSTEKMKTETDALGTQTNCEQVKPVDSSLNLTELESVISVHHPPIADTESMKSVNSGFSETVSYSQSQIQENGDQSLQTVHVQQSTTQIHQQVQQGIQQFQQQQQQIISQQVPSQVQHNITQIQQNIAQIHQTIGQSTMQVQQTTTLISQNQQTHQGSTSAQQNLPQMQPNVSHMPQNVLQTQQSIEQMSASQAPQGAIATHQPQYQEQNLLQQHVIIQQQQIQPIPMQQNINQHQMHPQLLQQPSQIQHQPPMQQFVPQQQPQQIQQPYVLVPSHVQQIQQTMDDRNRRVSNISTISNVSTDSQLSDVSGITEDRRMSTPIHLQPSQVQQQDAHTTNVFVPQVVADIPQQSPMGHHVVGQVQVPVLPSIEVPPKVASKPKEVSSTLPDLAQNLANILSNPKSKSTTPHNVNTSHEPNLNTTVIEHKTSLHSEQYFQPIQPEATQQVAQSLQSQVHQNQQNIQNLQNISLNLQNQQTVPQGFQNQQQMQQNIQNIVPTIHPSVHNQQNSQQQLPPIVQQNQAQYQTNQQTIQQSIQSHQQSQTNIQNVETLQQQQQPVMPHSIQNQQHNLQTPPTVQQWNIQQQTTTSISQNSISMQQQVPTIQHVHPIQTQPQVHQIPPMPQQPLQEKQNTDYPISSDQQQNNNIGSNIIATLEAEGSTLDTCTLSRRTSSDCQLPTSECDNSSHEATPEHTLTELTESGSLMQQQHSRLSQQNSLDKIADASGPQTIADLQQKLVQLTSQPSESLAIGTPPISHPATPHCHQLAGCYDTYMHSLQQKLANIGMPVTPSQSLGPLSPQTTIHSTITSANACIDFTNITIPSEGIIYTQETSVSTVAATQINPECTTDSSAIPGSVDVMSPSKESVKLRSQRPGSRLQELEQELAKIHHRGPLASSSSSQPSTPPVPTGQVFPQQQTPLATVHPIPVATISPAVINPNSGTNTPVNLEQPQENAAEITSDQPVRKISRFMVSKVSGPPPADAVATTQQQTMSDQQRLQQQEDMMTRRAGRFSVTTHQMDEAHSAGIQVQVLHSREGSLPPATSATSIGALITESPGRLVDSLRVSSESLMVATQPGTKSFPSSYSSSLTSDFSSYCHNQSPISKKQYSLPTSPKTDVKIPNFQHQQQRDLHNSVQLSQNSQRHVTQYSTQSLDKQIQNIFLLKPPPGSKQHVVPRDIAVKNAHEYCTQNLLPHTQIQPQRDIPHDPLNLGAQAESLSPITNRLQDNTMQQLLHNQVQKKSPSSSQEQHHQQQIGNSEKDEKSQILTPSEEYQLLIKRQTTELENLQRRHREELEKFQQQQLQLLIQQQQQAALHQHQHHPLLYHTVATTVAGQTRPTGMEDYLMFSTAPQTPLQRVPGQSPDTEETLRLAMQKLKQTPQPSHQQAPNIPHAYVIPIPVMPSENIQNISQHSTNYTGATNVNETLETIGSTNGPTTINPTRYQFTPIIPDGANIPGCASGSLVAPTPISGSTANSGYLHYHQGPTLANFQTFGYTPHGGFFLPAGYRLIYAPTSSPQSQPATPATPHLGNSNNGTPPSEPQHCSDYNTTMQPDQ, from the exons AT GTATGAGACAAGCAGGCAGCGCTCCCCAGGAGGGACCGGTGGTGGCATTGGCTTGTCCGGCTTGTGTCCAAGGCTGGTGGCGGGTGGCGGTGGTACTGGTAGCCAGGGTGgtgtgggggtgggggtgggccACCTAGCCCCCCAGGAGGCGGGAGGCACATGTAGCGTCGTGACCACGCAACGACACCACAACCACAATCACAACAGCAACCACGGACATAGGCGTCAACGAAAAGTCTCCGTCATTTCTCAAGCTGGGTCCAGTACAAATACTGCTGCCGATCGTAAG ATATCACCAGGTGTGAATCGTTCATCGGTTGCAGTTTGTAAAAGACAGACAAGGACGAGTCGTGTAGAACACAGTGGAGATTCGATATCTATAGGAAGCTCGccatcgccaaaaaaaaaggctcCGTCTGGACTTCATATCCTTGATAAATCTGTGGCACAGAATCTATCTTTGAATCCTCTTGAACAAGAGAATGATCGCAGCTTTAGCGATGCAGAAGAAGCAATTACTGCTACGGAAAATTTCTCTAGTATACCAG GTGCTAGTTCTTCTACTCCTTCCACCCCTGTTGGTAAAGTGAAACCTAGAAAAACAAGTAAAGACGAGAAGgtcgaaaagaaaatgtccTGCCAAAGTAGTAGTGAAGGGACCAAAAGTACTGACAATATTCGTAAGATGACTTCAGAAAGTGTGGATAGCTTGCAAAGTCCAAGAAAATCATCTGTGGATTCTGGTGAAGTGGCAAAAACATCTTCAACTCCGAGAAAACCATCGATGGATAATACAGACGATGATAGAagtgtttcaaatgtttcaaCTGTGCAAAAATCATTGACTAGTTTAACTGAAAGTGCCAAGATCTTGGAAACTGGTGAaaattgtgataaaaaaagtaaaacaagaCGTGAAAACAGCTCCGACAGTAGCAGGACAGCTATAACAACCAAAAATATTCCTACCAGTCAAGTTGAGAGTCGAAAAACGTCTTTAGAAATATTAGAGGGCTCAAAATCATTGTTAACCGCGCGTAAAATATCGGTTGATAGTGCAGATACaattaaaggaaaaaggaCAACAGTGGATGGTTGTGTGTCTATaagtagaaaaatatcgaCCGAATCAATGGAAAATAGAAACATTAACGTTTCCGTTAAAAAATCATCCAcggaaatagttgaaattattaaatCATCGAACACTGATagtaaaaaaatgacaagaaaagTCTCAACGGAATCTGTAGATAGTGGGAAAACTGATGCAGGGGAAATATCTAGTCTAGAAAAAGTGAGAAACTCAAGGTTTGTGACTTCTCGAGTATCAGAGGATGCTGACTTTGATACAAAGCCACAACATCAAGATGAACAAGTAACAATTTACGATCAGGATGATAATGGGACTAGTATGAGTGACATTGTTGCCGCGCAAGCCATGCACGAATCTTTATCTAAATTAGGGAAGGTTCCTCCTATGGACACGGAAACTCCCAGCGTCATCATTGAGGAAGTGCCAGAAGAAATTCCtaacaaagaagaaaaggtCACTAGCGAAAATGACAACAAGTATAGCGAGGCAGGAGCAGATGAAGCAGTTGAAGGATTTATCGGACCTTTacttgacgaaaattttaaaGCTGATGAAAAGTTGACACAGAAAACTATGGCTATGGACGAGATAAAAACTCTGCTCATGAAAGTCAAAGTACAGGCGGTTGAAGAAgatgaggatgaggaaaaGGCTATCGGCATTTCACCTgatggaagatttttgaaatttgaagaagaaattggTCGTGGAAGCTTTAAAACCGTCTATAGAGGTCTTGATACTCAGACAGGTGTCGCCGTTGCTTGGTGTGAATTACAG gagaaaaaattaaacaaaactGAACGATTGAGATTTCGGGAGGAAGCAGAAATGCTGAAAGGATTACAACATCCTAATATAGTAAGGTTTTACGATTACTGGGAAGTTACGCTTACACGTCGAAAATACATCGTACTTGTTACCGAGCTTATGACATCGGGAACTTTAAAAAC ATATCTGCGGCGGTTCAAAAAGATCAATCCAAAGGTGGTCAAGTCTTGGTGTCGTCAGATCTTGAAAGGATTGAGTTTTCTTCATTCGAGATCGCCACCGATCATTCATAGGGACTTGAAGTGTGACAACATTTTTATCACAGGGACGACGGGAAGTGTGAAAATTGGTGACTTGGGATTGGCGACTCTCAAAAACCGAAGCTTTGCTAAAAGTGTTATTGGTACTCCAGAGTTTATGGCACCTGAGATGTACGAAGAACATTATGACGAATCGGTGGATGTCTATGCCTTTGGTATGTGCATGCTAGAGATGGCTACCAGCGAGTATCCATACTCGGAATGTACTGGACCTGCGCAGATTTACAAACGCGTTGTATCG GGTGTAAAACCGCAGAGCTACGATAAAGTCGAAAATCCCGAAGTCCGTGATATAATTGAGATGTgcattcgattgaaaaaggaagaacgtCCTCTAGTCAAAGATTTGCTGAATCATGAATTTTTTGCGGATGATGTCGGTCTTAAATTAGAGATGGTATCCAGAGAGACAGCCGTTGCGGATTCGGAACTGTCACGCGTGGAGTTTCGGCTCAGAGTACTTGATCCTAAAAAGCGGAGTAATAAACACAAGGAGAATGAGGCGATTCAATTCGACTTTGATATATTAAGTGATAATGCGGAGGAAGTCGCATCGGAAATGGCTAAATCGAGCCTGATTCTTGAGGAGGATGCTAAAGCTGTCGCAAAGATGTTAAAATCACAAATCGCGACTCTGCTtagagaaagagatgaaaggaaagtcaaagaagagaaagaacgaCTCGACAGAGAAGCTGAATCAAATGCAGTGTCAGATAATTTgttacaacaacaacaacaaatgcagcaacagcagctgTTGATTCAACAGATTCAGTTGCAGCAACAACAAATTCAGTCTGGTATAGGTATGCAGATGCAAGGATCGATCCAGATTCCAAGCCAAGTACAAATTCAGCAGCCATTACAAATTCCAttacaacagcagcagcaacagcaacagcaacagcaacagcagcaacaacaacaacaacaacaacaacaacaacaacaacaacaacaacaacaacaacagcagcagcagcaacaacagcagcaacaagtACAGTTGCAACAGATAACTCAACAGCAACAAAATATGCAGCAGCATAACTTACAACCTCAACAAGTCCAGTTGGTTCAGCAGCAACCACTTTTACAACAGCAAACAGCGGTTGTTCAGCCACAGCAGGCACAGCAAATTACGGCACAGCAACAAAATCAATATCCGCAGCAGCAATATCAACAGCAAATACAGCAGGGCCTGCAACAACATGTCCAACAACAGCAATACCAGCCACAACAACAACCACAGCAGCAACCTTTACAGTACAGCCAGCATGTTGGACAAAGTCTTAGTGCAAATTCTTCGCAGTGTTCTACTCCACAAAGTATCCAAGGGCAACCTCAATTCCCTCAAgcgccgcagcagcagcagccacaCCTCCCACAGCAACAACAAATTCACCAACAACAGTATATTCAATTGAATCAAATGAACGTACCGCAACAATTACAACACCAGACACAACTACAGCAGCATATGCCTCAACAACTGCAAGTTCAACAGCAGCAGCCAATATCTCAACAACAAACGATGCCTCAACAGCAACAAATCCTTCAGCAACAGCAGACTCCTCAACAACAAGTCCCTCAATCACAGCAAATTCCTCAACAACCGCAAATTACTCCACAGCAACAAATTCCTCAGCAACAGCAAATTCCTCAGCAACCGCAGATTGCTTCGCAACAGACGGTTCCTCAACAACAGCAAATTGCGCAACAACAAATGCAGATTACTCAACCACAACAACAGCCACAACAAATCCCTCAACCGCAAGTTCTACAGCAACCACAGCAACAAATCCAGTATTCTCAGTCCCAAATTCAGCACATTCAGCAAATGCATCAACATCCTGTAGGATCTCCACCGGTTCAAAGCCAGCAATATTACCAACCAAGCACAGCATCAAATGTCCCCTTTAGTGGTACACCAATTTATCAGCAAAACATCGGGCAACAAGTGTATCATTCGTATTCATCATCTGGTGGTTCAGCAGCTCatatcgaaattttatcatccgGTCAAACAACTCAGCAAGTATTTTCTCAGCCTAATCTCCCAGGAAATACTGGCGTTGCACCGTCTCAAACTTATGCTCAGGTGGTAGGTCAAAATCCAATGGGACAATCAGTCGCATCACCTAAATTAAATGTTCAAAGTTCTACAACCGCAACGCATACACAAAGTATCCAATCTTCATGCCAAGCAAGTCAGCCCGCCTCATTATCTAGTATACAAAGTTCACCTGCACTCCTTTCTTCAAGCAGTATGCAGCAACATCATTCGCAACAGAATCTTCTTGCTCAAATACAATATTCTGGAAACTCCAATACAATTCCAGTTGCAGTTCCTGTCACCCCAAGCATGACAATTATACCAAATTCGGTTAATACAATGACGgcacagcagcaacaacaggtCTTGACAAATATGGAATCGTGTACAACGGTCATTGATAGAACAATTATGAAGCAGGATACAATGGATTCTGTACAATCTTTACCATGTGAATCTATCAACGTTGTTCAAACAACTTCTCAACTGGATCAAACTTTTGCTGTGCAAAGTGCTAGTTCTATGGAAGG AATACCTTCAGAGAATTCCGAAGCTACTACTGCGCCAGAAAGAAGCAGGGTGAAACGATCTGGAACAAAGCGACGGAAACCTGGAATAAAGTTAACAGTTTTGTCCGTCAGTAACGAGAATCAAGCCATGACTGTTGAGTGTCAATTAGATACGAGTAAACAAAAAACGGTCACATTTAAATTTGATAGAGACGACATGGTTCCCGTTGACATCGCTAACAATTTG ATAGCGGAAAATTTGTTGCCTCAGTCGCAATGCGATACGTTTGTGGACTTGATTGGCGACATAGTTATGCAACTCCGTTTGGATCCTGAAAGAACTCTGCCTCTTGTCGCACATGGACCACCAGATCAGTCGGCAGGAGGTAGTCCGGTGAATAGTCGGCGTCCTAGAGATCGTGACCACAGTCTCGAAACATCCAAg CAGGTGAGACACGGCTCGTTAACCCGTCAAAGCAGCCATCGATCATCGTACAAAGTCCATCGTAGGCACCGTTCG agaGATGAAACATCCAACACATCAACGCCAACGAAATTACTCCCTATTGACCAAATTATCTCACACATCGCAAATGCTCCTAATGAGAAACCAAGTGTTCAAACACCAGATAGTCAAGTGGGACCCGAAAGCATATCATCTGAAGCATCCAGACGATCTTCTACATCGACACAAAATACAGACACTCTAACTCCAACGAATATGCCAAGCGATTCAACCGATACACATGAATATGCGACTTCTGTAGCTACTACTGAAACTATTATGGAAGTCACTCAACCACCTCCAGAAGGAATCAAAGGCATTGCTGATGAACTACAATTAAATACGTCAGATAGTGCACAATATCAAGTCACACCATCGGCCAGCTCTTTGGAAATTAAGAATCTTAGTACATCGACTGGAGAAGCTGACACCACTCAAGATTCTATAGATACTCAAAACGAGGATGACATTCCAGCAAATAAGTCTATGGAAGCATCTTTGGCTGATGGTAACACTTTAGGCGCACCACCCTTACGTAAAATATCACGGTTTTTGGTCAGCCCTGTCATAGAGCAAAAATCAGCCACATCAGATATTGCAGCAAATGTTCTGACGGTTACTTCTACCGAGAATTTGGGACGGTATGACATTTCTGTATCTCAACAAATCAGTCAAGCTAACTCGTGTTCGAGTACTTCTAGCACAGAGAAGATGAAAACTGAGACTGATGCTTTGGGCACGCAAACAAATTGTGAACAGGTTAAACCAGTTGATAGCAGTTTAAATTTAACTGAATTAGAGTCTGTAATTTCGGTGCATCATCCACCAATAGCTGATACAGAATCTATGAAAAGTGTCAATTCTGGGTTTAGTGAAACGGTCAGCTATTCACAGTCACAGATCCAAGAAAATGGGGATCAGAGTTTGCAAACAGTTCACGTGCAGCAATCTACAACTCAAATTCACCAGCAGGTTCAACAAGGAATACAGCAATtccaacaacagcaacagcaaatCATTTCTCAACAGGTTCCATCACAAGTTCAACATAACATTACCCAAATTCAGCAAAATATTGCCCAAATACATCAAACGATCGGTCAAAGTACAATGCAAGTGCAGCAGACTACGACTTTAATTTCTCAGAATCAACAAACTCATCAGGGATCTACTTCAGCACAGCAAAATTTGCCTCAAATGCAACCTAATGTGTCCCATATGCCGCAAAATGTTCTTCAAACTCAACAGAGTATTGAACAAATGTCTGCTTCTCAGGCTCCACAGGGTGCGATTGCAACGCATCAACCGCAATATCAAGAACAGAATTTGTTACAACAACACGTTATAATACAGCAGCAACAAATTCAGCCGATTCCAATGCAGCAAAATATTAATCAACACCAAATGCATCCGCAACTTTTGCAGCAACCATCTCAAATCCAACATCAGCCGCCTATGCAACAGTTTGTTCCACAACAACAACCGCAACAAATTCAGCAACCATATGTTCTTGTGCCATCACATGTCCAACAAATTCAACAAACAATGGATGACAGAAACCGTCGAgtatcaaatatttcaacaatatcaAACGTCTCGACCGACTCCCAGTTGTCGGATGTTTCGGGAATTACAGAAGACAGAAGAATGTCAACACCGATTCATCTCCAACCTTCACAAGTACAGCAGCAAGATGCGCATACAACTAATGTGTTTGTACCTCAAGTAGTAGCTGACATTCCTCAGCAATCTCCAATGGGTCATCATGTCGTCGGACAAGTTCAAGTTCCTGTATTACCAAGCATTGAAGTACCACCGAAAGTAGCATCAAAACCTAAAGAAGTGTCATCAACACTTCCAGACTTGGCTCAAAATCTTGCTAATATACTTTCTAATCCAAAGTCTAAATCTACTACACCACATAACGTGAATACTAGTCACGAGCCAAATTTAAATACCACTGTCATAGAACATAAGACATCGCTGCATTCggaacaatattttcaacctATACAGCCAGAAGCAACGCAGCAGGTGGCTCAATCACTGCAATCTCAAGTACATCAGAATCagcaaaatattcaaaatcttCAAAATATATCGTTGAATCTTCAAAATCAACAAACTGTTCCACAGGGCTTTCAAAACCAGCAACAAATGCAACAGAACATTCAAAATATCGTTCCAACAATCCATCCAAGTGTCCATAATCAACAAAATTCACAACAGCAACTGCCACCTATTGTTCAACAAAATCAAGCGCAGTATCAAACTAATCAACAGACCATACAGCAATCTATCCAAAGTCATCAGCAGAGTCAAACTAATATACAAAACGTTGAAACAttacaacagcaacaacaaccaGTAATGCCTCATAGTATTCAAAATCAACAACATAATTTACAAACTCCGCCAACAGTACAGCAGTGGAATATTCAACAGCAAACTACAACCTCGATTTCTCAGAACTCAATAAGTATGCAACAACAAGTGCCAACTATTCAGCATGTTCATCCAATTCAAACTCAACCACAAGTTCATCAGATACCGCCGATGCCACAGCAACCTTTACAAGAAAAACAGAACACAGATTATCCAATTAGTTCAGATCAGCAACAAAACAACAATATTGGTAGCAACATCATTGCTACTTTAGAAGCAGAAGGCAGCACTTTAGATACCTGCACTTTGAGCAG ACGTACTAGTTCAGACTGTCAATTGCCGACTTCAGAGTGTGACAACTCAAGTCATGAAGCCACACCTGAACACACTCTGACTGAATTAACCGAATCAGGTTCATTGATGCAACAACAGCATTCCAGATTAAGCCAGCAGAATTCTTTAGATAAAATTGCTGACGCCAGTGGACCACAAACGATTGCCGATCTGCAACAGAAGCTAGTACAGCTAACAAGTCAACCCTCCGAATCTCTGGCCATAGGAACTCCGCCAATTAGTCATCCAGCTACGCCTCATTGTCATCAATTGGCAGGATGCTATGATACCTATATGCATAGTTTGCAACAGAAACTCGCCAATATTGGCATGCCTGTCACACCTAGTCAGTCATTA GGACCCTTGTCTCCACAAACAACGATACATTCGACAATTACTTCTGCTAATGCATGCATCGATTTCACTAACATCACTATACCTTCCGAAGGCATCATTTATACCCAAGAGACATCAGTCTCTACAGTTGCAGCTACACAAATA AATCCTGAGTGTACAACGGACAGCAGTGCTATTCCTGGAAGTGTAGATGTCATGTCACCAAGCAAAGAAAGCGTTAAATTACGCTCACAAAGACCAGGATCTCGGTTGCAGGAATTAGAGCAGGAATTGGCAAAGATTCATCACAGGGGCCCACTTGCATCGTCGTCATCTTCACAACCTTCAACCCCTCCGGTGCCAACAGGACAAGTTTTTCCTCAGCAACAAACTCCACTTGCCACTGTTCATCCTATTCCTGTTGCAACGATTTCACCTGCAGTCATTAATCCCAACTCCGGAACTAATACACCCGTGAACCTGGAGCAGCCTCAGGAAAATGCAGCTGAG ATTACGTCGGATCAACCGGTAAGAAAGATATCAAGATTCATGGTCTCAAAAGTTTCTGGACCACCACCTGCTGATGCAGTTGCAACGACGCAGCAACAAACGATGTCCGATCAACAACGATTACAACAACAGGAAGATATGATGACTAGAAGGGCTGGGCGTTTTAGCGTTACCACTCATCAAATGGATGAAGCTCATA gtgCAGGTATACAAGTGCAGGTGCTCCATAGCAGAGAAGGTTCGTTACCGCCCGCTACTTCGGCAACGTCGATCGGCGCATTGATAACTgag TCTCCAGGCAGATTGGTGGACTCTCTGAGGGTGAGCAGTGAAAGTTTGATGGTAGCTACGCAGCCGGGCACCAAAAGCTTTCCTTCTTCCTACTCTTCATCTCTTACCTCTGATTTTAGTTCCTATTGTCACAACCAAAGTCCAATTTCCAAAAAGCAATATAGCTTACCTACATCACCAAAAACAGATGTGAAAATTCCTAATTTTCAACATCAGCAACAACGTGACTTGCATAACTCTGTGCAGTTATCACAAAACAGCCAAAGACACGTCACTCAATATTCTACACAATCTTTAGACAAACaaatacaaaatatatttttattgaaaccCCCTCCGGGCTCGAAGCAGCATGTTGTACCACGTGATATCGCTGTTAAAAACGCGCATGAGTATTGTAcacaaaatttattacctcATACTCAAATTCAACCGCAAAGAGATATCCCGCACGATCCTTTAAACCTCGGAGCACAGGCTGAAAGTTTATCGCCCATCACGAATCGACTTCAGGATAATACGATGCAGCAACTTTTACATAATCAGGTACAGAAAAAGTCACCATCGTCATCGCAAGAGCAACATCACCAACAACAAATTGGAAAT tctgaaaaagatgaaaagagtCAGATCTTGACACCCAGCGAGGAATATCAACTTCTGATAAAAAG GCAAACGACAGAGTTAGAAAACTTGCAAAGAAGACACAGAGAGGAATTGGAGAAGttccaacaacaacaattacaacttttgattcaacagcagcaacaagcTGCTCTGCACCAGCACCAACATCATCCGTTACTGTATCACACAGTTGCTACGACAGTTGCAG GGCAAACGAGACCTACTGGAATGGAAGATTATTTAATGTTCAGTACAGCTCCTCAGACGCCGTTACAAAGAGTACCTGGTCAATCACCAGATACGGAAGAAACTCTAAGGCTAGCGatgcaaaaattgaaacaaaccCCTCAGCCATCCCATCAACAAGCCCCAAATATTCCCCATGCTTATGTAATCCCTATACCAGTCATGCcttctgaaaatattcaaaatatttcccaACACTCAACTAATTACACAGGTGCTACGAACGTTAACGAAACATTAGAAACAATCGGTTCAACAAATGGTCCGACAACAATCAATCCTACACGTTATCAATTTACGCCAATAATCCCAGATGGAGCCAATATACCTGGATGTGCAAGTGGCAGTTTGGTGGCTCCGACACCCATATCTGGTTCAACTGCCAACAGTGGTTACCTCCATTATCATCAGGGACCAACATTGGCGAACTTTCAGACGTTCGGATACACACCTCATGGTGGATTCTTCCTTCCAGCGGGTTACAGATTAATATATGCACCTACAAGTAGTCCTCAATCTCAACCCGCTACGCCTGCGACACCCCATTTGGGAAATTCAAATAACGGTACGCCACCCAGTGAACCTCAGCATTGCTCCGATTACAATACGACTATGCAACCCGACCAGTAG